The following are encoded together in the Zingiber officinale cultivar Zhangliang chromosome 8A, Zo_v1.1, whole genome shotgun sequence genome:
- the LOC122008573 gene encoding scarecrow-like protein 6 yields MRGFPFRVQGKSGFEAAAATSEGNQVLFWLDNRLEFAIQDVVEPRSVLGYRSPSPPTSTVTLSSSLVSDCSFDTAGVAAASGNAAAEGGGGSAAGKEEWSGELEPTPPGLGMGFVAGGEKCSLGIDDWQAMLSEASTAYPIREQAFLRWVMSDVGGPSAAGIKQQLLCHELADFDGVSAGLGFGDLYPAFGLESLGRSRNELSASASVVGPSTLASSITSGGAWSSNSWASPPLASTDKKSATVGTGAQFFPMAAASNSLSVPLSLLPDLCQEDANRRPSTNLSSSPFFLDAGQRECQQLPQLFFSIQPKRHQPLPQLQQPPQQMQKETPSFPLPHLRQMFVKPPAPPTGQQQQQQSLANLLFEAAKMVEAGNSVGAQGILTRLNHQLPSPSGKPLNRCAFYFKEALQLILSNGLNSALPLTSPPATQWDIVHKLSAYKAFSEVSPSIQFSNFTCIQALLEELNGSDRIHIVDFDIGYGGQWSSFMQELAQRHSSAASPVRLLKITVFLSLSSCNHLELCLVQDNLTNLASDLKIPFEFNVYSLDSFDPLQLLGISGEAVAVNLPVGSANLSFMTLLHLIKQLSPKIVVSIDQGCERTDLSFFQHFVHAFQSFMALIESIDASGTDQDVVSNIEKFHLQPRIENCVLGRHRIANKILPWQTYFTATGFVPIQFSEFTKTQAECLLKRVPVRGFHVDKRQASILLYWQQKELVSVSAWRC; encoded by the coding sequence ATGAGGGGGTTCCCCTTTCGTGTCCAGGGGAAGAGTGGTTTTGAAGCAGCGGCGGCGACGTCTGAGGGAAATCAGGTTCTTTTCTGGTTGGATAACCGATTGGAGTTTGCGATCCAAGACGTGGTGGAGCCAAGATCGGTGCTCGGTTACCGTAGCCCTAGTCCCCCCACCTCCACGGTCACACTGTCTTCCTCCCTGGTCAGCGACTGTTCCTTCGACACCGCCGGAGTGGCGGCGGCCTCCGGCAACGCCGCCGCCGAAGGGGGCGGAGGAAGCGCGGCGGGGAAGGAGGAATGGTCGGGCGAATTGGAGCCGACTCCGCCCGGGCTAGGCATGGGCTTTGTAGCCGGAGGTGAAAAGTGCAGTCTTGGAATCGACGACTGGCAGGCGATGCTGTCGGAGGCTTCCACGGCCTACCCCATCCGGGAGCAAGCCTTTCTCCGATGGGTAATGAGCGATGTCGGTGGCCCCTCCGCTGCTGGGATTAAGCAGCAGCTCCTCTGCCATGAGCTGGCGGATTTTGACGGAGTTAGTGCTGGATTAGGGTTCGGTGATCTCTACCCTGCCTTTGGGCTCGAGTCGCTGGGAAGGAGCAGGAACGAGCTCTCCGCCTCGGCTTCCGTTGTTGGGCCTTCTACTTTAGCCTCTAGCATCACTTCCGGCGGTGCCTGGAGCAGTAACAGCTGGGCGTCTCCTCCCTTAGCAAGCACCGACAAAAAAAGCGCCACCGTTGGCACCGGCGCTCAGTTCTTCCCTATGGCGGCTGCCAGCAACTCCCTCTCTGTGCCGCTCTCTCTATTGCCAGATCTCTGTCAGGAGGACGCCAACCGGCGGCCATCAACCAACCTGAGTTCGTCGCCTTTCTTCCTCGATGCCGGACAAAGGGAGTGCCAGCAGCTACCGCAGCTATTCTTCTCCATCCAGCCCAAACGCCACCAACCGCTGCCTCAACTGCAGCAGCCGCCGCAGCAGATGCAGAAGGAAACCCCTAGCTTTCCTCTTCCTCATCTCCGGCAAATGTTCGTGAAGCCGCCAGCGCCGCCAACCGGCCAGCAGCAGCAACAACAGTCATTAGCCAACCTACTGTTTGAGGCTGCCAAGATGGTGGAAGCCGGCAATTCAGTCGGCGCGCAGGGGATATTGACGCGGCTCAATCACCAGCTTCCCTCTCCCTCAGGGAAACCTCTCAATCGTTGTGCTTTTTACTTCAAGGAGGCATTGCAGCTGATCCTCTCTAATGGACTTAATTCTGCTCTCCCTTTGACTTCTCCTCCGGCCACTCAATGGGACATTGTGCACAAGCTCAGTGCTTACAAGGCATTTTCTGAGGTCTCCCCCTCGATCCAATTTTCGAACTTCACCTGCATCCAGGCCCTCCTCGAGGAGCTTAATGGTTCCGATCGGATTCATATCGTCGACTTTGATATTGGATACGGCGGGCAATGGTCTTCCTTCATGCAGGAACTGGCCCAAAGGCATTCCTCCGCCGCAAGTCCGGTGCGGCTGCTCAAAATCACAGTCTTCTTGTCACTGTCCTCCTGTAACCACTTGGAGCTCTGCCTTGTCCAGGACAACCTCACTAATTTAGCAAGTGACCTTAAGATTCCGTTCGAGTTTAACGTCTATAGCCTCGATTCATTCGATCCCTTGCAGCTACTTGGGATCAGTGGTGAAGCTGTCGCTGTGAACCTCCCTGTAGGCTCTGCCAACCTCTCCTTCATGACTCTTCTTCATCTGATTAAACAGCTCTCCCCGAAGATTGTTGTTTCAATCGACCAGGGGTGTGAGAGGACCGACCTGTCATTCTTTCAGCATTTTGTCCATGCTTTTCAATCTTTCATGGCGCTTATCGAATCCATTGACGCATCTGGAACCGACCAAGATGTGGTTAGCAACATTGAGAAGTTCCATCTACAGCCAAGGATAGAGAATTGTGTTCTTGGACGGCACCGAATTGCCAACAAAATTCTCCCTTGGCAAACATACTTTACTGCCACAGGTTTTGTACCCATACAATTCAGCGAGTTTACGAAGACACAGGCCGAATGCCTTCTGAAGAGGGTACCTGTTAGAGGATTTCATGTCGACAAGCGCCAAGCTTCAATTTTACTATACTGGCAGCAGAAGGAGCTCGTGTCTGTGTCAGCTTGGAGGTGCTGA
- the LOC122008574 gene encoding bifunctional adenosine 5'-phosphosulfate phosphorylase/adenylylsulfatase HINT4-like, which produces MGGVDKGGIRRVAMAVAGDMAAPLRSPCLFCQMARGSTSADLLFADEMVIAFRDLRPAAFRHYLVIPVKHIPTVKHLNRSTEDHHLVNHMLNVGKTLLERDAPQSNYRFGFHQPPFYSVDHLHLHCLALPFIPSWKRLKYSSLGHFGFIEAGKLLAKIRPLSELSSQL; this is translated from the exons ATGGGCGGCGTCGACAAGGGCGGAATCAGGCGCGTTGCAATGGCAGTCGCTGGAGACATGGCGGCTCCATTGCGGTCGCCGTGCTTGTTCTGCCAGATGGCTCGGGGCTCCACCTCCGCTGATCTCCTATTCGCC GACGAGATGGTGATCGCCTTCCGTGATCTTAGACCCGCCGCCTTCAG gCATTATCTGGTGATACCTGTTAAGCACATACCCACAGTCAAACATCTCAATCGAAGTACAGAAGACCATCATTTAG TCAATCACATGCTGAATGTGGGAAAAACCCTTTTGGAAAGAGACGCACCTCAATCCAATTACAG ATTTGGTTTCCATCAACCACCATTTTATAGTGTTgatcatcttcatcttcattgttTAGCACTGCCATTTATACCGAG TTGGAAACGTCTGAAATATTCTTCATTGGGTCATTTTGGCTTTATCGAAGCCGGTAAATTGTTGGCCAAGATCAGGCCTTTGTCAGAATTGTCCTCACAGTTGTGA